The Gadus macrocephalus chromosome 20, ASM3116895v1 genome includes a region encoding these proteins:
- the LOC132448245 gene encoding motile sperm domain-containing protein 2-like, producing the protein MAAEMENNGTQDLAQFWKEVPRANIVEHRLRCHVMESAKPPLSPPGDGPLETGANGQQDLSTTLMRVMASNARLEQKLDSCLWVQKVLLGLMVLLLALIVQVLYRDGPPEQGS; encoded by the exons ATGGCGGCAGAGATGGAAAATAACGGAACCCAAGACCTCGCCCAGTTCTGGAAGGAGGTCCCCAGAGCGAACATCGTGGAGCACAG aTTACGCTGTCACGTCATGGAGAGCGCTAAGCCGCCGCTGAGCCCCCCGGGGGACGGCCCCCTGGAGACGGGAGCCAATGGGCAGCAGGACCTGAGCACCACG CTGATGCGGGTGATGGCGTCCAACGCGCGTCTGGAGCAGAAGCTGGACTCCTGCCTGTGGGTGCAGAAGGTCCTGCTGGGGctgatggtgctgctgctggccctcATCGTCCAGGTGCTGTACCGGGATGGGCCCCCGGAACAGGgctcctga